A single Sulfurimonas aquatica DNA region contains:
- a CDS encoding response regulator has product MEETSYNYLKIYEHLSILYAQYNEENKFNQKILKSVSQIFHSSLGVEDTINKYKFLKEINGSYVDLLIIDNRFGLELCHTILEINPKQRIIVRVKLDNNEFLSDFYVNGFDDFIYEPLTTLAIDKTISNISEKMDYTNLLARSLKKEEEIVLEYEDKLEESQRKLEQRSEFFASMSHEIRTPMNAILGMSQILIEDSTLTLSQLENAKTINRSTNMLLGIINDILDFSKIEAGKLTLEKTSFDLNTILSYIADMISFKTQEKGINIIFEIDHNIGKNYFGDPLRISQILLNLVGNAVKFTDEGSVTLSIKTLKDDTDSKTNIQFEVSDTGIGMSKAQLSGLFQSYAQASHDTSRKYGGTGLGLTISKQLVELMDGKIWAESEEGKGSSFFVNIVLEHDESADTIRKYRLPSKDIMSWRVLIIDSHLKSQESLKYLLKYFHIESHSAFNTQETKEILSKTRFDLLFIDEKMFDMFNFASYKEKTGIKIVVIEEWMNSLKSVKAQNDAIDELMKRPFNQQMVFDTLSKLYNKTNNAEIPESELSSKDKVKELGKHKILIAEDNLINQKVMRGLLNGTELELEFADDGLEALKALQNADELPEIVFMDINMPNMDGFMATKSIRRNSTYDKIIIVGLSGNVEEAEIKKAKESGMQEYLSKPIEVKALHGVLLQYLSASI; this is encoded by the coding sequence ATGGAAGAAACATCATATAACTACTTGAAAATTTACGAACACTTATCTATCCTTTATGCACAGTATAATGAAGAGAACAAGTTTAATCAGAAGATTTTAAAGAGTGTTTCACAAATATTTCACAGTTCTCTTGGTGTTGAAGATACTATAAATAAATATAAATTTCTTAAAGAGATAAATGGCTCCTATGTGGACCTTTTAATCATAGATAACCGCTTTGGACTTGAGCTTTGTCATACAATCTTAGAGATTAATCCAAAGCAGAGAATTATAGTCCGTGTTAAACTCGATAATAACGAATTTCTCTCAGATTTTTACGTAAATGGGTTCGATGATTTTATATATGAACCTCTTACAACATTAGCAATAGACAAGACTATCTCTAACATCAGTGAGAAAATGGACTATACAAATCTTTTGGCGCGTAGTTTGAAAAAAGAGGAAGAGATTGTTCTTGAGTATGAAGATAAACTCGAAGAATCGCAGAGAAAACTAGAGCAAAGAAGTGAGTTTTTTGCAAGTATGTCACATGAGATAAGAACTCCAATGAATGCTATTTTAGGGATGAGTCAAATTCTTATAGAAGATAGCACACTTACTCTCTCACAGCTTGAAAATGCTAAAACCATTAATCGTTCAACAAATATGCTATTAGGCATTATTAACGATATTTTAGATTTTTCTAAAATAGAAGCGGGTAAATTAACTTTAGAGAAAACTTCTTTTGATTTAAACACTATTTTGAGCTACATAGCAGATATGATAAGTTTTAAAACGCAAGAGAAGGGTATAAATATAATCTTTGAAATAGATCACAATATAGGAAAAAACTATTTTGGTGATCCTCTTCGTATCTCTCAAATTCTATTAAACCTTGTTGGTAATGCAGTCAAGTTTACAGATGAGGGTAGTGTAACACTTAGTATTAAAACACTCAAGGATGACACTGATTCTAAAACAAATATACAGTTTGAAGTGAGTGACACAGGAATAGGTATGAGTAAGGCACAGCTCTCAGGCCTTTTTCAAAGTTATGCACAAGCATCACATGACACAAGTAGAAAGTATGGTGGAACAGGCCTTGGACTTACTATCTCTAAACAGCTTGTTGAACTAATGGATGGTAAAATTTGGGCAGAGAGTGAAGAAGGTAAGGGGAGTAGTTTTTTTGTAAACATTGTTCTTGAGCATGATGAGTCAGCAGATACAATAAGAAAGTATCGTCTTCCTTCAAAAGATATCATGTCTTGGAGGGTTCTTATTATAGATTCACATTTGAAATCTCAAGAGTCACTAAAATATTTACTCAAATATTTTCATATTGAGTCACATTCAGCATTCAATACACAAGAGACAAAAGAGATACTCAGTAAAACAAGATTTGACCTTCTATTCATAGATGAGAAAATGTTTGATATGTTTAATTTTGCTTCATATAAAGAGAAAACCGGTATTAAAATAGTTGTAATTGAAGAGTGGATGAATAGTTTAAAAAGTGTTAAGGCTCAAAATGACGCTATCGACGAACTTATGAAAAGACCATTTAACCAACAGATGGTTTTTGACACCCTTAGTAAACTTTATAATAAAACCAATAATGCAGAGATACCAGAGAGTGAACTCTCATCTAAAGATAAGGTTAAAGAGCTGGGCAAACATAAAATCCTCATTGCAGAAGATAATCTAATCAACCAAAAAGTTATGAGAGGCCTTCTAAATGGAACTGAGCTAGAACTTGAGTTTGCTGATGATGGTTTAGAAGCTCTAAAAGCTCTCCAAAATGCAGATGAGTTACCAGAAATAGTTTTTATGGATATAAATATGCCAAATATGGATGGGTTTATGGCAACTAAGAGTATACGAAGAAATAGCACTTATGACAAGATAATTATTGTTGGACTCAGTGGTAATGTTGAAGAAGCTGAAATTAAAAAAGCAAAAGAGTCTGGCATGCAAGAGTATCTATCTAAGCCTATTGAAGTAAAAGCACTCCATGGTGTTTTATTGCAATACTTAAGTGCATCTATTTAG
- a CDS encoding response regulator produces MNKNRSKIKYHKSISILYAEHTDVSNFNSSLLKYTCKDFKNSLGVASTISTYERYKKEYGYYFDIVIIDSTFGTSLIKKILTINPTQKIVLVVKLDHQVSLLEMEDYDVRHALYEPISMQDVNIVIENIIDELDSNDILKRHIRAYEELDTGMSELINKYENRLTELENKLQSQGSFFASMNHEVRTPMNAIIGMSQILLDDNSLNTHHKKSIKTIHKSSNMLLGVINDILDYSKIEARMLTLEKTSFNLNTVFDYLADMIGLKVKEKNLELIFEIDNNIEKNYVGDPLRLSQILLNLMSNAVKFTEQGSVTLKAKTVEILNEKAHLEFCISDTGIGIKEEALETLFENYTQVNDIKNHQHGGTGLGLSIAKQLSNLMDGNIKVQSTYGEGASFIVDIMLDLEDLKTKRRYRLPTKELMDKKVLIVDSREKSVKSLENMLRYFHIPVCTAFNLEDAQRHFDKQEFDILFIDKKIYLQDSAKYKKVEHIVILEDWMDSLTRGPEDKSTHHKHLKRPFTQEILFEMILSLYDYSIKDESRLAKTYTKEDIIKLGKQSILLAEDNRVNQEIIKGLLAKTEINIDYVSDGEEVLEAVYSRSEPYKLILMDINMPNINGYTASKKIREDSKYDDCIIVALTGNTSKDDIRIAEESGMQRHISKPIQMNKFYKVIVESLSPSKL; encoded by the coding sequence TTGAATAAAAACAGAAGTAAAATTAAATATCATAAAAGTATAAGCATACTATATGCTGAACATACTGATGTAAGTAACTTTAACTCTAGTCTTTTAAAATATACATGTAAAGATTTTAAAAATTCTCTTGGTGTAGCTAGTACAATCAGTACATATGAAAGATATAAAAAAGAGTATGGATACTATTTTGATATAGTAATAATAGATAGTACATTTGGAACCTCTTTAATTAAAAAAATATTAACTATAAACCCTACTCAAAAGATAGTTTTAGTTGTAAAACTTGATCATCAGGTAAGTCTTTTAGAAATGGAAGATTATGATGTGCGACATGCTCTTTATGAGCCTATAAGTATGCAAGATGTGAACATTGTTATCGAAAACATAATAGATGAACTTGATAGTAATGATATTTTAAAAAGACATATTAGAGCATATGAAGAGTTAGATACTGGTATGTCAGAGCTAATTAATAAATATGAAAATAGACTAACTGAACTTGAGAATAAACTTCAATCACAAGGTAGTTTTTTTGCAAGTATGAACCATGAAGTAAGAACACCTATGAATGCAATCATAGGAATGAGTCAAATTCTTTTAGATGACAACTCCCTAAATACTCATCACAAAAAAAGTATAAAAACAATACACAAATCTTCAAATATGCTACTTGGAGTAATCAATGACATTTTAGACTATTCTAAAATAGAAGCTAGAATGCTTACTCTAGAAAAAACCTCTTTTAATTTAAATACTGTTTTTGATTACTTAGCAGACATGATAGGCTTAAAGGTTAAAGAAAAAAATCTAGAGCTTATCTTTGAGATAGATAATAATATTGAGAAAAACTATGTAGGCGACCCTCTGCGTTTATCACAAATTCTTTTAAACTTAATGTCAAACGCAGTCAAATTTACTGAGCAGGGCAGTGTCACATTAAAAGCCAAAACAGTAGAAATATTGAATGAAAAAGCTCATTTAGAGTTTTGTATCTCTGATACTGGTATAGGAATAAAAGAAGAGGCACTCGAGACTCTTTTTGAAAACTATACACAAGTAAATGATATTAAAAATCATCAGCATGGTGGAACAGGACTTGGTCTCTCAATAGCTAAGCAGTTAAGTAATCTTATGGATGGAAATATAAAAGTTCAAAGTACTTATGGCGAAGGGGCTTCTTTTATTGTTGATATTATGCTTGACTTAGAGGATCTTAAGACAAAAAGAAGATACAGACTTCCAACTAAGGAGCTAATGGATAAAAAAGTTCTCATAGTTGACTCAAGAGAAAAATCTGTGAAATCCCTTGAAAATATGCTCAGATATTTTCACATACCCGTTTGTACAGCATTTAACTTAGAAGATGCTCAGAGGCATTTTGATAAGCAAGAGTTTGACATTCTTTTTATAGATAAAAAGATCTATTTACAAGATAGTGCAAAATACAAAAAAGTAGAGCACATTGTTATCTTAGAAGATTGGATGGACTCTTTAACAAGAGGCCCAGAAGATAAAAGTACACATCATAAACATCTTAAAAGACCTTTTACGCAAGAAATCCTATTTGAAATGATATTAAGTCTGTATGATTACTCCATAAAAGATGAATCAAGACTAGCCAAAACTTATACTAAAGAGGACATTATAAAACTTGGAAAACAGAGTATATTGTTAGCTGAAGACAATAGAGTCAATCAGGAGATAATAAAAGGTCTGCTTGCCAAAACAGAGATTAATATAGATTATGTAAGTGATGGAGAAGAAGTTTTAGAAGCAGTTTATTCAAGGAGTGAACCTTATAAACTTATACTAATGGATATCAATATGCCAAATATAAATGGATATACGGCTTCAAAAAAAATACGAGAAGATAGTAAATATGATGATTGTATTATAGTCGCACTTACTGGTAATACCTCTAAAGATGATATACGAATTGCTGAAGAGTCAGGTATGCAAAGGCATATATCTAAACCAATTCAGATGAATAAATTTTATAAAGTAATTGTGGAGTCTCTATCTCCCTCAAAGCTTTAA
- the pyrC gene encoding dihydroorotase — protein MKTQTILMPLDMHLHLRDGVMLENVAPLTAYSFSGAIVMPNLVPPVKTLEDVKAYRARIMAAVPNDYFEPYMTLFYQNYDKAFLESVADELTAIKLYPAGITTNSEGGVSSFDIEEMRATLQAMSDLDIPLCVHGETDGFVMDREAEFMTIYELLASNFPNLKIIMEHITTKAAVDMLDKFENLYATITVHHLILTLDDVVGGMMKPHLFCKPIAKRPEDLDALLTVALEAHPKVMFGSDSAPHPQHKKESCGCAAGVFTAPIALQLLCEIFEQYDKLGNLQAFVSDNAQNIYGICPEFKEVTLEKRPFIVPENYFGVVPMYAGETLNWAIESVE, from the coding sequence ATGAAAACTCAGACTATTTTAATGCCATTGGACATGCACCTGCATCTGCGTGATGGCGTTATGCTAGAAAATGTTGCCCCACTTACTGCCTACTCTTTTAGTGGAGCGATAGTAATGCCAAACTTAGTTCCACCAGTTAAAACACTTGAAGATGTAAAAGCATATAGAGCACGTATTATGGCGGCGGTTCCTAATGATTATTTTGAACCATATATGACACTTTTTTATCAAAACTACGATAAAGCATTTTTAGAGAGTGTAGCAGATGAACTGACTGCTATAAAGCTTTATCCTGCAGGTATTACAACAAACTCAGAAGGTGGTGTTTCCTCTTTTGATATAGAAGAGATGAGAGCAACACTTCAAGCAATGAGTGATTTAGATATTCCTTTATGTGTTCATGGAGAGACAGATGGTTTTGTAATGGATAGAGAAGCTGAGTTTATGACTATATATGAGCTTCTTGCTAGTAATTTTCCAAACTTAAAAATTATTATGGAGCATATCACGACAAAAGCAGCTGTAGATATGTTAGATAAATTTGAAAACTTATATGCGACTATTACCGTGCACCATCTTATCCTTACACTTGATGATGTTGTTGGTGGTATGATGAAACCACACTTGTTCTGCAAGCCAATAGCAAAACGCCCAGAAGATCTTGATGCACTTTTAACTGTTGCACTTGAGGCACATCCAAAGGTCATGTTCGGTTCTGATTCAGCTCCACATCCTCAGCATAAAAAAGAGTCTTGTGGCTGTGCAGCAGGTGTATTTACAGCACCTATTGCACTTCAACTCTTATGTGAAATCTTTGAGCAATATGATAAGTTAGGTAACTTACAAGCGTTTGTAAGTGATAATGCACAAAATATTTATGGAATATGTCCTGAGTTTAAAGAAGTAACTCTAGAGAAACGCCCATTTATCGTGCCTGAGAATTATTTTGGTGTTGTTCCAATGTATGCTGGAGAGACTCTAAACTGGGCTATAGAGAGTGTTGAGTAA
- a CDS encoding response regulator transcription factor, translating to MLSKILLLEDDLLFAETLVDLLEDENYLVSHFPNGQDALDATYEGKFDAYLLDINVPLIDGLSLLSELRDANDNTPAIFLTSHKDKSMLEKGFLSGCDDYLIKPFDSNELLLRLSALLKRSKKYKPESFGDLVYDELHKCILYKKEELELSKKEYLLLLLLMRHINTSVPKELIYDELWSSAESGSDGAIRVYINRLKQLLPGMKIENIRGIGYKLVE from the coding sequence GTGTTGAGTAAAATACTACTACTCGAAGATGATTTACTCTTTGCTGAGACACTTGTAGATCTCCTTGAAGATGAGAACTACTTGGTATCTCATTTTCCAAATGGTCAAGATGCTCTTGATGCTACCTATGAAGGCAAATTTGACGCATACTTACTTGATATAAATGTTCCTCTTATAGATGGCCTCTCTTTACTCTCTGAACTTAGAGACGCAAATGATAATACTCCCGCAATTTTTTTAACCTCGCATAAAGATAAATCAATGCTAGAGAAGGGCTTCTTGAGTGGCTGCGACGATTACTTAATAAAGCCATTTGACTCAAATGAACTGCTCCTGCGTTTAAGCGCGCTTCTCAAGCGCTCAAAGAAGTATAAACCAGAGTCCTTTGGTGATTTGGTTTATGATGAACTTCATAAGTGCATACTCTACAAGAAAGAAGAGTTAGAACTTTCAAAAAAAGAGTATTTACTCTTACTTCTTCTGATGAGACATATAAATACAAGCGTTCCAAAAGAGCTTATATATGATGAACTTTGGAGTAGTGCCGAGAGTGGTAGTGACGGTGCTATCCGCGTTTATATAAATAGACTCAAGCAGTTGCTTCCTGGGATGAAAATTGAAAATATTCGTGGTATAGGATATAAGCTTGTGGAGTAA
- a CDS encoding sensor histidine kinase codes for MWSNFRISIFIYYFITVVGFLGFGYYFLIVLEFENLYLLSLFLLSFVVVSAVFISKLAVDPLFEYVTNLQRLSRETLHELNLPISTIITNSQMLSKTLDDEKSLKRVGRITTACDMLKERYNELDYMIKMQTKEDIREKFLVDELVKSRVEFLQRIYPHMKFSTSLEHLEQYGDKKGLTKVIDNIIDNGVKYSQNSKNIDIKIENNILLIQDHGIGMDEVELMRIFDNYYQSDSNMQGFGIGLNMVKRFCDKNGIKLSFKSAPNVGTSVELKFL; via the coding sequence TTGTGGAGTAATTTTCGCATTAGTATTTTTATCTACTATTTTATTACAGTTGTAGGATTTTTAGGTTTTGGATACTATTTTTTAATTGTATTAGAGTTTGAGAACCTTTATCTATTGAGCCTTTTTTTACTTTCGTTTGTAGTTGTATCTGCCGTTTTTATCTCGAAGTTGGCAGTGGATCCTCTTTTTGAATATGTGACAAACCTACAAAGGCTCTCAAGAGAAACTCTTCACGAGTTAAACCTTCCCATCAGTACCATCATTACTAACTCTCAAATGCTGAGTAAAACGCTTGATGATGAGAAGAGTTTAAAAAGAGTAGGGCGTATCACAACTGCGTGTGATATGTTAAAAGAGCGTTATAACGAGCTTGACTATATGATAAAGATGCAGACCAAAGAGGACATTAGAGAGAAGTTTCTTGTTGACGAACTTGTGAAAAGTCGTGTTGAGTTTTTACAAAGAATCTATCCACATATGAAATTCTCAACTTCTTTGGAGCATCTTGAACAGTATGGAGATAAAAAAGGCTTAACAAAAGTAATTGACAATATCATTGATAATGGGGTAAAATACTCACAAAATTCCAAGAATATAGATATCAAAATAGAGAATAACATTCTTCTTATTCAAGACCATGGCATAGGTATGGATGAGGTTGAACTTATGAGGATTTTTGACAACTATTATCAATCAGATAGCAATATGCAAGGCTTTGGAATAGGCTTAAATATGGTCAAAAGATTTTGTGATAAAAATGGAATAAAACTAAGTTTTAAATCAGCACCGAACGTAGGCACGAGTGTTGAATTAAAATTTTTATAA
- the exbB gene encoding TonB-system energizer ExbB produces MQEVNMLEYAEQALDYGVMGILILMSIVTLWLFIERMMFYKTIKTQEYKYRDNLELDLTDNIGVISAIGSNAPYVGLLGTVIGIMITFYSMGDAGAVDAKQIMVGLALALKATAMGLVVAIPAIVTYTIALRKVERILTKFDVEQEAKVA; encoded by the coding sequence ATGCAAGAAGTAAATATGTTAGAGTATGCAGAACAAGCACTTGACTATGGAGTAATGGGAATACTGATTTTAATGAGTATTGTAACTCTGTGGTTGTTCATAGAAAGAATGATGTTTTATAAAACGATTAAAACCCAAGAGTATAAGTATAGAGATAATTTAGAATTAGACTTAACGGATAATATTGGCGTTATAAGCGCAATTGGCTCAAACGCACCTTATGTTGGTCTTCTTGGTACCGTTATAGGTATTATGATTACATTTTATAGTATGGGTGATGCGGGGGCAGTAGACGCAAAGCAGATAATGGTTGGACTTGCTCTTGCCCTTAAAGCGACTGCAATGGGGCTTGTTGTAGCTATTCCTGCTATTGTGACGTATACTATAGCACTTAGAAAAGTAGAGCGAATCCTTACAAAGTTTGATGTTGAGCAAGAGGCAAAAGTAGCTTAA